One segment of Cerasicoccus sp. TK19100 DNA contains the following:
- a CDS encoding alginate lyase family protein, with amino-acid sequence MSFTPRPTTRASHLLNKLSQRTLSLSYRLSGDTRYAERALEWIHRWCIDQDSYMFPDGIVVAPFTPGLRPGGDVGIFLRGAEGKSAKLAVDYCLNGLLDIENWPFELIKPIEQEISAHPPAFLKIAQRQWGDARYQQVQEKYWPETQHLGEGALLFG; translated from the coding sequence GTGTCATTCACCCCGAGGCCAACCACGAGAGCGTCCCACCTGCTCAACAAGCTCAGCCAGCGCACGCTGAGCCTCTCCTATCGCCTGAGCGGCGATACCCGATACGCCGAGCGCGCGCTGGAGTGGATTCACCGCTGGTGCATCGATCAGGACAGCTACATGTTTCCCGATGGCATCGTGGTTGCGCCGTTCACGCCCGGGCTTCGGCCCGGTGGCGATGTGGGCATATTCCTGCGCGGGGCCGAGGGCAAATCCGCCAAGCTCGCCGTCGACTATTGCTTAAATGGCCTGCTGGACATCGAGAACTGGCCCTTCGAGCTGATTAAGCCGATTGAGCAGGAGATCAGCGCGCACCCACCCGCGTTTCTCAAAATCGCCCAACGCCAATGGGGCGACGCCCGCTACCAACAGGTGCAGGAAAAATATTGGCCGGAGACACAGCACCTCGGCGAGGGTGCGTTGTTGTTTGGCTGA